In Lacrimispora indolis DSM 755, a genomic segment contains:
- the ftsH gene encoding ATP-dependent zinc metalloprotease FtsH: MKQQQPFRGLGFLLLLVIMLIFASRLPQKSEIITNQELMQAIDNGTIASATIRQSDPPPTGRIEMAMTDGSSKQANVSNVIEIQDRLDRNGVTYTVDAVQKENLFLTITLPLILTAVVLVFLFMLMNARAGAGSANAKMMNFGRSRAHLAKDANKVNFGKVAGLEEEKEELEEVVDFLKNPQKYTSVGARIPKGILLVGPPGTGKTLLAKAVAGEAGVPFFSISGSDFVEMFVGVGASRVRDLFEEGKKHAPCIIFIDEIDAVARRRGTGMGGGHDEREQTLNQLLVEMDGFGINEGIIVMAATNRVDILDPAILRPGRFDRKVGVGRPDVKGREEILKVHSKEKPLGEDVDLRRIAQTTAGFTGADLENLMNEAAIYAARHSKKFINQADVDKAFVKVGIGAEKKSKVITEKEKRITAYHEAGHAILFHLLPDEGPVHTISIIPTGVGAAGYTMPLPETDHMFNTRGKMLQDIMVDLGGRIAEELIFGDITTGASQDIKQATAVARAMVTQYGMSDKVGMINYDNDGDEVFIGRDLAHAKSYGGQVANTIDNEVKRIIDECYEKAKEIILKHEEVLHACCKLLMEKEKIGQQEFESLFSAVAEG, from the coding sequence TTGAAACAACAGCAACCATTCAGAGGCTTGGGATTTCTGCTCCTTCTGGTCATCATGCTTATATTTGCCAGTAGGCTGCCCCAAAAGAGTGAGATCATTACCAACCAGGAGCTTATGCAGGCGATTGATAATGGGACCATAGCTTCGGCAACTATCAGGCAGAGTGACCCGCCCCCAACGGGAAGGATCGAGATGGCCATGACTGACGGCTCATCAAAGCAGGCCAATGTGTCTAATGTAATTGAGATTCAGGATCGTTTAGACCGCAATGGAGTCACCTACACGGTGGATGCAGTACAAAAGGAAAATTTATTCCTGACCATTACGCTTCCGTTGATCCTGACGGCAGTAGTTTTAGTTTTTCTGTTCATGTTAATGAACGCCAGGGCAGGAGCAGGAAGCGCAAATGCCAAAATGATGAATTTTGGAAGGAGCCGGGCTCATCTTGCAAAGGATGCAAATAAGGTGAACTTCGGCAAGGTCGCAGGGCTTGAAGAGGAAAAAGAGGAGCTTGAAGAAGTGGTTGATTTCTTAAAGAATCCTCAGAAGTATACCAGTGTGGGTGCACGGATCCCCAAGGGCATCCTGCTTGTAGGGCCTCCCGGAACAGGAAAGACCCTTCTTGCAAAGGCAGTGGCAGGAGAGGCAGGGGTGCCGTTTTTCTCCATTTCCGGTTCTGATTTTGTGGAAATGTTTGTAGGTGTGGGTGCTTCCCGCGTGAGAGACTTATTTGAAGAAGGAAAAAAGCATGCCCCCTGTATCATATTCATCGATGAGATCGATGCAGTAGCCCGCCGCAGAGGTACCGGCATGGGCGGCGGACACGACGAGAGAGAGCAGACCCTAAACCAGCTTCTTGTAGAGATGGATGGCTTCGGGATCAATGAAGGGATCATCGTTATGGCGGCCACAAACCGTGTGGATATCCTGGACCCGGCGATCCTGCGTCCCGGCCGTTTTGACCGGAAGGTAGGAGTGGGAAGGCCTGATGTAAAAGGAAGAGAAGAAATCCTGAAGGTTCATTCCAAGGAAAAACCCCTAGGAGAGGACGTGGATTTAAGAAGGATCGCCCAGACTACGGCCGGATTCACCGGAGCAGATTTAGAGAACCTTATGAATGAGGCGGCCATCTATGCAGCCAGACACAGCAAGAAATTCATTAATCAGGCTGATGTTGATAAGGCCTTTGTGAAGGTGGGAATCGGAGCCGAGAAAAAGAGCAAGGTAATCACTGAAAAGGAAAAGAGGATCACGGCTTACCATGAAGCAGGCCATGCGATTTTGTTCCATCTGCTTCCTGATGAAGGGCCGGTGCATACTATTTCCATCATTCCTACGGGAGTCGGAGCCGCCGGATATACCATGCCATTGCCGGAAACCGACCATATGTTCAACACCAGAGGCAAGATGCTTCAGGATATTATGGTGGATTTAGGCGGAAGGATCGCAGAGGAGCTTATTTTCGGAGATATCACCACCGGAGCTTCCCAGGATATTAAGCAGGCCACAGCTGTGGCCAGGGCCATGGTGACCCAGTACGGGATGTCCGATAAGGTGGGCATGATAAATTATGATAATGACGGCGATGAAGTCTTTATCGGCCGGGATTTGGCCCATGCAAAGAGCTATGGCGGCCAGGTAGCCAACACCATTGACAATGAAGTAAAACGGATCATAGATGAGTGCTATGAAAAGGCAAAGGAGATCATCTTAAAGCATGAGGAAGTGCTCCACGCCTGCTGTAAGCTGCTCATGGAAAAGGAAAAAATTGGACAGCAGGAATTCGAAAGTCTGTTTTCTGCAGTTGCAGAAGGCTAA
- the yabQ gene encoding spore cortex biosynthesis protein YabQ yields MSVHIIYEVKLLLYSFLTGAGLMITYDLLRIFRIFIPHSYVFVGIEDMIYWVYAALVTFSLLYEQNDGGLRGYAVAGVFLGMLLYDKIVSRHFLKLLKHFRKYLKMKVDSCNRKKKRR; encoded by the coding sequence ATGAGCGTTCATATCATTTACGAAGTAAAACTTCTGCTCTACAGCTTTTTAACAGGCGCAGGGCTTATGATCACATATGACCTGTTACGTATCTTCCGTATTTTTATTCCCCATTCCTATGTGTTTGTAGGAATAGAGGACATGATATACTGGGTTTATGCTGCCTTGGTCACGTTTTCTTTGCTGTATGAACAGAATGACGGAGGTTTAAGAGGGTACGCCGTTGCCGGGGTATTTCTTGGAATGCTATTGTATGATAAAATAGTAAGCAGACATTTTCTAAAACTCTTGAAACATTTTCGGAAATATCTTAAAATGAAGGTAGATAGCTGTAACCGAAAAAAGAAACGGCGTTAA
- a CDS encoding septum formation initiator family protein, whose translation MDKMGKSRRKRKDRWGNRMTIIGITFVVFSLAVIVTIKGVTLKEKQREYEIRLENLQAQVDKEEERSKKLEEYRVYVQTKQYIEEVAKQKLGLVNPDEILLKPSQRQ comes from the coding sequence ATGGACAAAATGGGAAAATCAAGAAGAAAAAGAAAAGACAGGTGGGGCAATCGAATGACGATCATCGGCATTACCTTTGTCGTATTCAGCCTTGCCGTGATTGTAACCATTAAGGGAGTCACCCTAAAGGAAAAGCAGAGAGAATATGAAATTCGTCTGGAGAATCTTCAGGCCCAGGTGGACAAGGAAGAGGAACGGTCCAAAAAACTGGAAGAATACCGGGTGTATGTCCAGACGAAGCAATACATAGAAGAGGTGGCAAAGCAAAAACTGGGGCTGGTCAATCCTGATGAGATTTTGCTGAAACCATCCCAAAGACAGTGA
- the tilS gene encoding tRNA lysidine(34) synthetase TilS: MYRTILDYIRRNRLFAPGDRVIVALSGGADSVCLLVVLNELKEALGLELKAVHVHHGLRGKEADRDRDYAGELAKKLGVAFSCVQVDAALYAQEQGMSVEEAGRHLRYQIFEKERKDFSGTKIAVAHHKDDQAETILYNLFRGTGLKGLGGMRPVRDRIVRPLLCVGREEILAYLEEKRISYCEDSTNAQTDYVRNRIRSRILPEIREKVNKRAGENILHAGEMAAQADAYLEKQAEEILKARGVWETDEAGTERGLGVEAKALLAEDDIIKNYVIRRMIRSVNESMKDITMTHVESAAALLFGSDRRQVDLPCGLIAVRTAGELWIKKKKREELVDKERDFPLPELDFKVFPYKKGQEIPKNGYTKWFDYDKIKCALSVRYRETGDYMTLAGGGRKTIKAFMIDEKIPKEEREKIPLVAEGSHVLWVIGYRISEYYKITDDTHTVIQMQLDGGKNNG; encoded by the coding sequence ATGTACAGAACGATATTGGATTATATCAGACGGAACCGGCTGTTTGCTCCGGGAGACCGCGTCATAGTGGCGCTTTCCGGAGGGGCCGATTCGGTCTGTCTTCTTGTAGTCTTAAATGAGCTTAAGGAAGCGCTGGGACTGGAATTAAAGGCAGTCCATGTCCATCACGGCCTAAGAGGGAAAGAGGCGGACCGGGACAGGGATTACGCCGGGGAGCTGGCAAAAAAGCTGGGGGTGGCTTTTTCCTGCGTCCAGGTGGATGCGGCCCTTTATGCCCAGGAACAGGGAATGTCGGTGGAAGAGGCCGGCCGGCATCTGCGTTACCAGATTTTTGAAAAAGAGCGCAAGGACTTTTCAGGAACAAAAATAGCGGTGGCCCATCATAAGGATGACCAGGCGGAGACTATTCTTTATAACCTGTTCCGGGGAACAGGGCTAAAGGGACTTGGGGGAATGCGTCCCGTCCGGGACAGGATTGTCCGACCGCTGCTGTGTGTTGGAAGAGAGGAAATTCTTGCATATCTGGAGGAAAAAAGGATATCTTATTGTGAGGACTCCACCAATGCCCAGACAGATTATGTGAGAAACCGCATAAGGAGCAGGATCCTGCCGGAGATCAGGGAAAAGGTCAATAAACGGGCAGGAGAAAACATCCTTCATGCAGGGGAAATGGCCGCTCAGGCCGATGCCTATCTGGAGAAACAGGCCGAAGAGATACTAAAGGCCCGGGGAGTATGGGAAACGGATGAGGCAGGAACAGAAAGAGGCCTTGGCGTGGAGGCAAAGGCCCTTCTGGCAGAAGATGACATTATAAAGAACTATGTGATCCGGAGGATGATCCGGTCTGTCAATGAATCCATGAAGGATATTACCATGACTCACGTGGAAAGCGCAGCAGCGCTTCTTTTTGGTTCTGACCGCAGACAGGTGGATCTGCCCTGCGGGCTTATTGCGGTGCGCACGGCAGGAGAATTGTGGATAAAAAAGAAGAAACGGGAAGAATTGGTGGATAAGGAAAGGGATTTTCCTCTCCCTGAACTGGATTTTAAGGTCTTTCCTTACAAAAAAGGCCAGGAAATTCCCAAAAACGGGTATACGAAATGGTTTGATTATGATAAAATCAAATGTGCACTCTCAGTGAGGTATCGTGAAACCGGAGATTACATGACACTGGCCGGAGGCGGCAGAAAAACCATCAAGGCATTTATGATTGATGAGAAGATTCCCAAGGAGGAACGGGAAAAAATTCCCCTGGTGGCGGAAGGTTCCCATGTCCTCTGGGTCATCGGATACCGGATCAGTGAATATTATAAGATAACAGATGATACCCATACAGTAATACAAATGCAGTTAGACGGAGGAAAGAACAATGGATGA
- the hpt gene encoding hypoxanthine phosphoribosyltransferase — MDEKIRILLSEEEVAKRVKEIADEVSRDYEGKPLHLICILKGGVFFTCELAKRINLPLTMDFMSVSSYGAGTVSSGIVKIIKDLDDPIEGKDVLIVEDIIDSGNTLAYLIEVLKQRNPNSIELCTLLDKPERRVKDQVKVKYTCFTVPDLFIIGYGLDYDQKYRNLPYIGVIEQQ, encoded by the coding sequence ATGGATGAAAAGATACGCATATTGTTATCAGAGGAAGAGGTAGCAAAAAGGGTAAAAGAAATAGCAGACGAGGTAAGCAGGGATTATGAGGGAAAACCTCTTCATTTGATCTGCATTTTAAAGGGAGGCGTTTTCTTTACCTGTGAACTTGCAAAAAGGATCAATCTGCCCCTTACTATGGATTTCATGTCCGTATCCAGTTACGGCGCCGGAACGGTGTCCAGCGGAATCGTTAAGATCATCAAAGACCTTGATGATCCCATTGAAGGGAAGGATGTATTGATCGTGGAAGATATCATTGATTCCGGCAATACCCTGGCCTATTTAATTGAGGTGTTAAAGCAGAGAAACCCAAACAGCATTGAGCTTTGTACTCTTCTTGATAAGCCGGAGCGCCGGGTGAAGGATCAGGTTAAGGTGAAGTATACCTGTTTTACTGTGCCGGATCTGTTTATCATTGGATATGGCCTTGATTACGATCAGAAATACAGGAATTTACCATATATTGGAGTTATAGAACAGCAATAA
- a CDS encoding ComEC/Rec2 family competence protein: MKNFSIWKKIAAFVLFLNIVFTAFTTELLTPATSAGDLTARGMSFGPALNIGPGSKIFNGGSLSLLADYDNRQMLSMVLQDKDGTLVVIDGGWDIDAAHLTDVLRSKGGHVSGWFITHPHSDHVGALVQILNNPDSQITIDNVYYSLADISWYEKVEPSRNDMVYSLISALATLPAEKLHTVQKDQEIQLGQIKAKVLNNPYLLDTTSVNNSSVAFKFFLNNVSILVLGDMGPEAGQLLSQECTPEDLKSDIVQMSHHGQYGVNKEVYAIIKPQIALWPCPLWLWNNDNGGGIGSGDWKTLETRKWMEELGVKVNYCIKDGDQIIY, translated from the coding sequence ATGAAAAATTTTAGCATATGGAAAAAAATAGCAGCTTTTGTGCTGTTTTTGAACATTGTATTTACCGCATTTACCACAGAGCTTCTCACACCTGCCACTTCGGCCGGAGACTTGACGGCACGGGGCATGAGCTTTGGACCTGCCCTTAATATCGGACCGGGCAGCAAGATATTTAACGGCGGCAGCTTATCCCTGCTTGCAGACTACGACAACCGGCAGATGCTTTCCATGGTTTTGCAGGACAAGGACGGAACCCTTGTGGTCATTGACGGCGGCTGGGACATTGATGCAGCACACTTAACGGATGTGCTTCGTTCCAAGGGCGGACACGTATCCGGATGGTTTATCACTCATCCTCACTCAGATCATGTAGGTGCCCTTGTCCAGATCCTGAATAACCCGGACAGCCAGATCACCATTGACAATGTGTATTATTCCCTGGCTGATATCTCCTGGTATGAAAAGGTGGAGCCTTCCCGGAACGATATGGTGTACAGCCTGATATCAGCGCTTGCCACTCTTCCTGCAGAAAAACTCCATACCGTGCAAAAGGATCAGGAGATCCAGCTGGGACAGATAAAGGCAAAAGTTTTGAATAACCCTTATCTTCTGGATACCACCTCTGTAAATAACAGCTCCGTTGCTTTTAAATTTTTCTTAAATAATGTGAGCATCCTGGTGCTGGGTGATATGGGCCCTGAAGCCGGCCAGCTCTTATCCCAGGAATGCACCCCGGAAGATTTAAAAAGCGACATCGTCCAGATGTCCCATCACGGCCAGTACGGTGTCAACAAGGAAGTATATGCCATTATCAAGCCTCAGATCGCCCTTTGGCCCTGTCCCCTCTGGCTGTGGAACAACGACAACGGCGGCGGAATCGGAAGCGGAGACTGGAAGACCCTGGAGACACGAAAGTGGATGGAAGAGCTGGGAGTAAAGGTAAATTACTGCATCAAGGACGGAGACCAGATCATTTATTAA
- a CDS encoding MazG nucleotide pyrophosphohydrolase domain-containing protein produces MHTFDDLVNITNKLRSDEGCPWDREQTYESLKKCLKEESGEVLEAIDHGDMENLCEELGDVLFLVMLYSQIAEERGDFSMDDVVNGISEKMIRRHPHVFGGKNPDLHQEGQALWDAIKKQEKAFQKCEKP; encoded by the coding sequence ATGCATACTTTTGATGATTTAGTAAATATTACAAATAAACTGCGTTCCGATGAAGGCTGTCCCTGGGACAGGGAGCAGACTTACGAGAGTCTGAAAAAATGTTTGAAAGAGGAAAGCGGTGAGGTTCTTGAAGCCATTGATCATGGGGATATGGAAAACCTTTGTGAAGAGCTGGGAGATGTGCTGTTTCTGGTAATGCTTTACAGCCAGATCGCAGAGGAAAGAGGAGACTTTTCCATGGATGATGTGGTGAACGGAATCAGTGAAAAAATGATACGCAGACACCCTCACGTTTTCGGCGGGAAAAACCCAGATTTGCACCAAGAAGGACAAGCTCTCTGGGATGCAATAAAAAAGCAGGAGAAAGCCTTCCAAAAGTGCGAAAAACCTTGA
- a CDS encoding SpoIIE family protein phosphatase, with the protein MFRRKAAHHDMADVNVYTAKRLNDMANSLGELARACTDDLSAEQGLTKEDGIAALQTAAAMVCAGCNKCIVYSGKEQDNQYYLQYLVRAFEQKGSVDYGDMPRFFLETCKKKDEYMAHLNRGLGRATMNLAWKNRFLESRDAVIVQFKELAVILEEFSHQVEHSVDITPDWEEEIKRAFRRNHIIVEKMLILEYENHQREAFLTMRTLNGRCVTVKEAAEILEKAIEEGEWTVAPDGRNLVTKQADTIRFVEKGEYRVLYGVAKAVKSGEEVSGDNYTFGQVQPGQVIMSLSDGMGSGRAAEEESRQAIELTQRLLEAGFSTRAALKMVNTVLLLTGISQHPATLDLCCIDLKTGILEAMKLGAAATYILSEKGVELLEAGEVPMGILNPVEPVLLSKKLWDDNRIIMVSDGVLDALPADDKELMLKEFIAGMPVKNPQDMADRILLFARSFHDRVADDMTVMTAGIWKRK; encoded by the coding sequence GTGTTCAGACGTAAGGCGGCACATCACGATATGGCTGATGTGAATGTATATACGGCAAAAAGATTAAACGACATGGCGAACTCTTTGGGAGAGCTTGCCAGGGCTTGTACAGATGACTTGTCAGCAGAACAGGGACTTACAAAGGAAGACGGCATTGCGGCGCTTCAGACAGCGGCGGCCATGGTATGCGCAGGCTGCAATAAATGCATTGTGTATTCCGGAAAAGAACAGGACAATCAATATTATCTGCAATATCTGGTTCGTGCATTTGAACAAAAAGGGAGTGTTGACTACGGGGACATGCCCCGTTTTTTTCTTGAGACCTGTAAGAAAAAGGATGAATACATGGCTCATTTAAACCGGGGCCTGGGAAGAGCCACTATGAATCTGGCCTGGAAAAACCGGTTTTTGGAAAGCCGGGATGCGGTCATTGTCCAGTTTAAGGAGCTGGCTGTGATTCTGGAGGAGTTTTCTCATCAGGTGGAGCATTCTGTGGACATCACTCCGGACTGGGAGGAGGAAATAAAGCGGGCATTCCGCCGCAATCATATCATTGTTGAAAAGATGCTCATTTTAGAATACGAGAACCATCAGAGGGAAGCATTTCTGACCATGAGAACCTTAAACGGCCGGTGTGTGACAGTAAAGGAGGCCGCAGAGATTCTGGAAAAAGCCATAGAGGAAGGGGAATGGACAGTGGCCCCTGACGGCAGGAACTTAGTGACAAAGCAGGCCGATACCATACGGTTTGTTGAAAAAGGAGAGTACCGGGTCCTTTACGGTGTGGCTAAGGCGGTAAAAAGCGGGGAAGAGGTGTCCGGAGATAATTACACCTTTGGACAAGTCCAGCCGGGACAAGTCATCATGAGCCTGTCCGACGGTATGGGCAGCGGCAGGGCGGCCGAAGAGGAGAGCAGACAGGCCATTGAACTGACCCAAAGACTGCTGGAGGCCGGGTTTTCCACCAGAGCGGCCCTTAAGATGGTCAATACGGTCCTTCTTTTGACCGGGATCTCCCAGCATCCGGCAACCCTGGATTTGTGCTGTATTGATTTAAAAACAGGGATCTTAGAGGCCATGAAGCTGGGAGCGGCGGCCACCTATATTCTCAGTGAAAAGGGAGTGGAGCTTTTGGAAGCCGGTGAGGTCCCCATGGGAATCTTAAACCCGGTGGAACCTGTTCTCTTATCTAAAAAGCTGTGGGATGACAACAGGATCATTATGGTAAGTGACGGCGTGCTAGACGCCCTTCCGGCGGATGACAAGGAACTGATGTTAAAGGAATTCATTGCCGGAATGCCGGTAAAGAATCCCCAGGATATGGCGGACAGGATCCTTTTGTTCGCAAGATCCTTTCATGACAGGGTGGCCGATGACATGACAGTTATGACTGCCGGAATATGGAAAAGAAAATAA
- a CDS encoding glycoside hydrolase family 13 protein produces the protein MCFQAEALNKDALFTDETESFRFPAEPGLGDDVILFFRTAKDDADQVCYIQDGLNEETAMEKAESDGQFDYYKYRLTAVYENISYSFKVIKGGEVCYYNRLGPSGDNPEGFYFRMVPGFSTPDWAKGAVMYQIYVDRFCNGDVTNDVVDGEYVYIGRPVSGVKDWGKYPNQMDVGYFYGGDLQGVWDKLDYLKNLGVDVIYFNPIFVSPSNHKYDCQDYDHIDPHYGVIAKDGGEPVAPDAKDNQYATKYMIRTTDKENLEASNEFFARFVEEVHKRGMRVILDGVFNHCGSFNKWLDGERIYEMSGRYEPGAYVSKDSPYRTFFKFYDQEAWPYNGSYDGWWGHSTLPKLNYEDSLALYEYILQIARKWVSPPYNVDGWRLDVAADLGHSSEYNHKFWRDFRKAVKEANPEAIVLAEHYGDPSGWLQGDQWDTVMNYDAFMEPVTWFLTGMEKHSDESNPSLFGDGESFFKSMNYHMSRMMTGSIQIAMNELSNHDHSRFMTRTNRRVGRTSTLGPEAASQGINNGIFREAVMIQMTWPGAPTIYYGDEAGVCGWTDPDNRRTYPWGKEDLELIEFHRYMTGLHHSIPALRLGSLKQLLAGKHLISYGRFSGDSICAVAVNNLPEERQVMIPVWQLGMKDGETMSRYMLTYENGYNVGKISYEVENGQVLVSMPGISSVLLVADPD, from the coding sequence ATGTGCTTCCAGGCTGAGGCGTTAAATAAAGATGCGTTATTTACTGATGAGACAGAAAGTTTCCGATTCCCGGCAGAACCCGGTTTGGGGGATGATGTGATCCTGTTTTTTCGGACGGCAAAGGACGATGCAGATCAGGTTTGTTATATCCAGGATGGATTAAATGAAGAGACAGCCATGGAAAAGGCAGAGTCCGACGGGCAGTTCGATTATTATAAATATAGATTGACGGCAGTTTATGAGAATATCAGCTACAGCTTTAAGGTTATAAAGGGCGGAGAGGTCTGTTACTATAACCGGCTGGGTCCTTCCGGGGATAATCCGGAAGGTTTTTACTTTCGTATGGTTCCCGGCTTTTCTACGCCTGACTGGGCCAAGGGTGCGGTCATGTACCAGATTTATGTAGACCGGTTCTGCAACGGAGATGTGACTAATGACGTGGTGGACGGGGAATATGTGTACATCGGCCGTCCCGTATCCGGTGTAAAGGACTGGGGAAAATATCCTAACCAGATGGATGTGGGGTATTTTTACGGCGGCGATCTCCAGGGAGTATGGGATAAGCTGGATTACTTAAAGAATCTGGGAGTTGATGTGATTTACTTTAATCCTATTTTTGTATCACCCTCCAATCACAAGTATGACTGCCAGGATTACGACCACATTGATCCCCATTATGGCGTGATCGCAAAAGATGGGGGGGAGCCGGTGGCTCCTGATGCCAAGGATAACCAGTATGCCACAAAATACATGATCCGGACAACAGATAAAGAGAATTTAGAAGCCAGCAATGAATTTTTTGCCCGGTTTGTGGAAGAGGTGCACAAACGGGGGATGAGGGTGATCCTTGACGGAGTATTTAATCATTGCGGCTCTTTTAATAAATGGCTGGATGGGGAACGTATTTATGAAATGTCAGGAAGGTACGAGCCGGGAGCCTATGTGTCAAAGGACAGTCCATACCGGACGTTTTTTAAATTTTACGATCAGGAAGCCTGGCCCTATAACGGGTCTTACGATGGCTGGTGGGGGCATTCCACACTTCCTAAGCTGAATTATGAGGATTCCCTGGCCTTGTACGAGTATATCCTGCAGATCGCCCGTAAATGGGTGTCCCCGCCTTATAATGTGGACGGCTGGCGTCTTGATGTGGCCGCTGATTTAGGGCACAGCAGCGAGTACAACCATAAATTCTGGAGGGATTTCCGGAAGGCGGTGAAGGAAGCAAATCCTGAGGCCATTGTGCTGGCGGAGCACTACGGAGACCCATCCGGCTGGCTCCAGGGCGACCAGTGGGATACTGTCATGAATTATGATGCCTTCATGGAGCCTGTGACCTGGTTTCTGACAGGGATGGAAAAACACAGCGACGAAAGCAATCCCAGCCTGTTCGGGGATGGGGAAAGCTTTTTTAAGTCCATGAATTATCATATGAGCCGTATGATGACAGGCTCCATCCAGATAGCTATGAATGAGCTGTCAAACCACGATCATTCCCGTTTTATGACAAGAACCAACCGAAGGGTGGGACGGACATCCACTCTGGGCCCGGAGGCGGCTTCCCAGGGAATCAATAATGGAATATTCAGAGAAGCGGTTATGATCCAGATGACCTGGCCCGGTGCGCCTACGATTTATTATGGAGACGAGGCAGGGGTCTGCGGCTGGACGGACCCGGATAACCGGAGGACCTATCCCTGGGGGAAAGAGGATTTAGAGCTGATCGAATTTCACCGGTATATGACAGGACTTCACCACAGCATACCGGCGCTGCGCCTTGGATCCTTAAAGCAGCTTCTGGCCGGAAAGCATCTGATCTCCTACGGCCGTTTCAGCGGAGACAGCATTTGTGCCGTGGCGGTCAACAATCTTCCGGAGGAACGGCAGGTCATGATCCCTGTTTGGCAGTTGGGAATGAAAGACGGAGAAACCATGTCCCGCTACATGCTGACCTATGAAAATGGCTACAATGTGGGGAAGATATCCTATGAGGTAGAGAACGGCCAGGTGCTTGTCTCCATGCCCGGAATAAGCTCTGTTTTGCTGGTTGCTGACCCGGATTAG
- a CDS encoding HU family DNA-binding protein: MLHSRRKISMNKAELIAAVAEKAELSKKDAEKAVKALTDVISEELVKGEKIQLVGFGTFEVSERAAREGRNPKSGEVMNIPASKTPKFKAGKALKDMVNA, translated from the coding sequence GTGCTACATTCTAGGAGGAAGATATCAATGAACAAAGCAGAGTTAATCGCAGCAGTCGCAGAAAAAGCAGAGCTGTCCAAAAAGGATGCAGAGAAGGCAGTTAAGGCTTTGACAGATGTAATATCTGAGGAACTGGTAAAAGGCGAGAAGATCCAGTTAGTTGGTTTTGGTACATTTGAGGTATCTGAAAGAGCGGCAAGAGAGGGAAGAAATCCAAAGAGCGGAGAAGTTATGAACATCCCTGCTTCTAAAACACCAAAGTTTAAGGCTGGTAAGGCTTTAAAGGATATGGTGAACGCTTAA
- a CDS encoding RNA-binding S4 domain-containing protein, with the protein MRLDKFLKVSRLIKRRTVANEACDAGRVLVNDKPAKASLNIKEGDIIEIHFGTSSVKVEVLDVAETVKKDEAKELYRYL; encoded by the coding sequence ATGAGGCTGGATAAGTTTCTTAAGGTTTCCCGGCTGATCAAGAGAAGGACCGTAGCTAATGAAGCCTGTGATGCAGGCCGTGTACTTGTTAATGACAAGCCTGCGAAAGCTTCCTTAAACATTAAGGAAGGCGATATAATAGAGATTCATTTTGGGACTAGCTCGGTAAAGGTGGAAGTTCTTGATGTGGCGGAAACCGTTAAAAAGGATGAAGCAAAGGAGCTTTACCGTTATCTCTAG
- the yabP gene encoding sporulation protein YabP, with protein sequence MEEKVTIRPHRLTIENRASGTMTGIREVVSFDENQVVLDTDMGLLTLKGKELHVSRLTLEKGEVDLNGNIESLTYSSNEALRRSGESMLSRLFK encoded by the coding sequence ATGGAAGAAAAAGTGACGATTCGCCCTCACAGGCTGACAATAGAAAATCGGGCCTCCGGGACGATGACAGGAATACGGGAAGTGGTGTCCTTTGATGAGAACCAGGTGGTACTTGATACGGACATGGGACTTTTGACTTTAAAAGGGAAGGAACTCCATGTGAGCCGCCTGACCCTTGAAAAGGGGGAAGTGGATTTAAACGGCAACATTGAGAGCCTTACCTATTCCTCTAATGAAGCGCTGCGCAGGTCAGGGGAATCCATGCTTTCCAGGCTGTTTAAATAA